The DNA window CCCGGGTTCAAGATCGGGAAATCCTGGCGCTTCGATATGGATGAAATCATCGAGACGATTGAACAATCAAAGGAAAGGGCGCGCAACAATCAACCGTTAACGAAATCCGATGAAAACGATTAGGCGGGGGGCAA is part of the Deltaproteobacteria bacterium genome and encodes:
- a CDS encoding helix-turn-helix domain-containing protein yields the protein MMARIVTAKEVAEYLRLNQNTIINLAVKGDLPGFKIGKSWRFDMDEIIETIEQSKERARNNQPLTKSDEND